One region of Salvelinus namaycush isolate Seneca chromosome 3, SaNama_1.0, whole genome shotgun sequence genomic DNA includes:
- the LOC120044696 gene encoding transcription factor MafG-like, producing MTTTNKGNKALKVKKEPGENGTSLTDDELVTMSVRELNAHLRGLTKDEILQLKQRRRTLKNRGYAASCRVKRVTQKEELEKQKTALQLEVDKLATENATMKVELDSLRSKYEALQSFARTVARSPAVALTPGGRGVMGPLVPGKVATATSVITIIKSKTGAKS from the exons ATGACTACTACAAACAAGGGAAACAAAGCCTTGAAG GTGAAGAAGGAGCCAGGGGAGAATGGGACCAGCCTCACGGACGACGAACTGGTGACCATGTCTGTCCGGGAGCTCAACGCTCACCTCCGCGGCCTCACCAAGGACGAAATCCTGCAGCTCAAGCAGCGGCGGCGCACCCTGAAGAACCGTGGCTACGCCGCCAGCTGCCGCGTCAAGCGGGTCACCCAGAAGGAGGAGCTAGAGAAGCAGAAGACGGCGCTGCAGCTGGAGGTGGACAAGCTGGCCACAGAGAACGCCACCATGAAGGTGGAGCTGGACTCGCTGCGCTCCAAGTACGAGGCCCTGCAGAGCTTCGCCAGGACTGTGGCGCGCAGCCCGGCCGTAGCCTTAACCCCAGGGGGTCGGGGGGTCATGGGGCCCCTGGTCCCTGGGAAGGTGGCCACGGCCACCAGCGTCATCACCATCATCAAGTCCAAGACGGGAGCCAAGTCGTAG
- the LOC120044096 gene encoding keratin-associated protein 5-5-like produces the protein MGKQKCCCIYMGNRYQKCCCIYMGKQKCCCSYMGKQKCCCSYMGKQKCCCIYMGKQKCCCSYMGKQKCCCSYMGKQKCCCIYMGKQKCCCIYMGKQKCCCIYMGKQKCCCIYMGKQKCCCIYMGKQKCCCIYMGNQKCCCSYMGKQKCCCSYMGKQKCCCSYMGKQKCCCIYMGNRHQKCCCIYMGRQKCCCIYMGKQKCCCSYMGKQKCCCIYMGNRHQKCCCIYMGNRHQKCCCIYMGNQKCCCIYMRKQKCCCIYMGKQKCCCIYMGRQKCCCIYMRKQKCCCIYFGNRHQKCCCIYMRKQKCCCIYMGKQKCCCSYMGNQKCCCSYMGNQKCCCSYMGKQKCCCIYMGKQK, from the coding sequence ATGGGGAAACAGAAGTGCTGCTGTATCTACATGGGAAACAGATATCAGAAGTGCTGCTGTATCTACATGGGGAAACAGAAGTGCTGCTGTAGCTACATGGGGAAACAGAAGTGCTGCTGTAGCTACATGGGGAAACAGAAGTGCTGCTGTATCTACATGGGGAAACAGAAGTGCTGCTGTAGCTACATGGGGAAACAGAAGTGCTGCTGTAGCTACATGGGGAAACAGAAGTGCTGCTGTATCTACATGGGGAAACAGAAGTGCTGCTGTATCTACATGGGGAAACAGAAGTGCTGCTGTATCTACATGGGGAAACAGAAGTGCTGCTGTATCTACATGGGGAAACAGAAGTGCTGCTGTATCTACATGGGGAAACAGAAGTGCTGCTGTATCTACATGGGGAATCAGAAGTGCTGCTGTAGCTACATGGGGAAACAGAAGTGCTGCTGTAGCTACATGGGGAAACAGAAGTGCTGCTGTAGCTACATGGGGAAACAGAAGTGCTGCTGTATCTACATGGGAAACAGACATCAGAAGTGCTGCTGTATCTACATGGGGAGACAGAAGTGCTGCTGTATCTACATGGGGAAACAGAAGTGCTGCTGTAGCTACATGGGAAAACAGAAGTGCTGCTGTATCTACATGGGAAACAGACATCAGAAGTGCTGCTGTATCTACATGGGAAACAGACATCAGAAGTGCTGCTGTATCTACATGGGGAATCAGAAGTGCTGCTGTATCTACATGAGGAAACAGAAGTGCTGCTGTATCTACATGGGGAAACAGAAGTGCTGCTGTATCTACATGGGGAGACAGAAGTGCTGCTGTATCTACATGAGGAAACAGAAGTGCTGCTGTATCTACTTTGGAAACAGACATCAGAAGTGCTGCTGTATCTACATGAGGAAACAGAAGTGCTGCTGTATCTACATGGGGAAACAGAAGTGCTGCTGTAGCTACATGGGGAATCAGAAGTGCTGCTGTAGCTACATGGGGAATCAGAAGTGCTGCTGTAGCTACATGGGGAAACAGAAGTGCTGCTGTATCTACATGGGGAAACAGAAGTGA